The window CACTAATCAGTCCTTCACACCTATTCAGATAATCCACTACTTAATCCAACAAGCAACCAACCTCCTTTATAATTTACCACCAGCCATCCTTATTCCCTATATAGTGTGGTACATTTGGAAACTAAGAAACCACTTTATTTTTAATCGTCACTCTAATAAACCACCACCCTCAACACAACAAATCCTCTCCCAAGCAGCCGAATATCATTATCGTATCCATCAAAACGGGAACGGGCATAAAAAACCCAAGCGGGTGCGCCCATGTATATTAAATGGCACCCTCCAGTGGCCGGTAAATAAAGCTTAACACAGACGGTGCAACAAAAACAAATCCTACTACCAATGGTTATGGAAGCATATTCAGAAACTCAGCAGGTATTTGTTTACAACTCGCGCAACAACATCACTTCACACAGCTGGAAATAAATGTGGATTCCACAGAGGTAATAACAATGCTTTCTAATAATAATCTCCGTTACTCATCCTCTATACTTGAATGCAGGTACTTGCTCCAACAGCTGGGTAATACGCCTATCACTCACACATACAGGGAGCAAAATTATGCAGCCCACTATCTTGCTCAACATGGCTCGCTGGATCAAACTCAGGCAAATGTACTAGTTTTCACTCACCCGCCAGACTTTTTGTTAGAACAACTTCTGGCTGATCAAATAGGGACAGTTTACAAACGTTTTGTATAACCTTGTAATTCTCCAACTGTCCTGCCAAATGTTCCACACCAGCAACAACATTTGGATATCTCTTTTTGTAATAGTCTGCAAATAGCTCCTTGTACTGCTACTACTTAATTAATAGAAGTTCTTTTAATGATTAAAGAAAAAAACATTAGTTTGATTCAATTTTATCTTTCATttctactttatatttcttgatgattaattggtattgaactaaatcacatttctacttcatatttcttgattattaattggtattgaactaaatcacatattaTTAAAAAcactaatcaaatttaattgttactcgtattttcgaggtaaacaaatACATTAATTAATTAAGATTTTTCTACTTTCAGAAATAAATTaaacttattatttttataaaagtttaaaataagaCCGTCCGCGTAATTTGAATAGACCTCGCCTTTTTCAACTTAGAGCGCACAATGTTCCTTTGCGCCACCAATCAGTTTCCAAGTTTCTTTTATTATCGCCGACAGGTTTTCTACTACATATTTCAACACTACACCCACATCTTCCTTTctgttttaatttctttttttttgataattAAGCAAGAATATAAACGCAAGCTTCGCTTTAGATACTATTTACCAGAGATGTTTGATAATTGTTGTATGTTTTTACCTTACAACCCTCAAAATGATACTCCCTCCATCTCATATATATTATGATTCTCTTATAAAAGCtccttaaaaaaattaattaaatgggATTTTGATTATATTATCCTTATTCATGTCTTAATATTTAAATTTTCTTCATTGGTATTTGAATAAAATTATCCATAATAGAGATGTTAACTTGTAGTCTTAAAGGTTAATTATACTAGGggtaaaaaagattttttttattgaacttctaaaatgacaaataatttgagacaattatTTTTAATAACCACGACTGATAATATGAGGAGGGAATAACATTTCAAAGAATCTTGGGAAATAATTATGAAAATGAGAaattaatgataagggtaaaacaagaaaaaaattatctttttcttgatttattaaaataaataagtaaaagtaaaaatatatttttattatagtgAACGAGTAAAGGTGAAATGGAgagtataaataaataaataaataaatagaatggaGGACATAAGTTGGGACATCCAATTAATTGATTCGTGTTAAGATCAAACATTAATTATAGGGAATGGTCTTTATATATTCTAATTATTCAGACACCGGTAACCGGTTGGCCACTAGCAATTTAGTAATAATTCGAAAAAAACGAGTAACGCTGTtggttttcttttaataaataaaaaaatgaagcATCAGTACTAGGCTGATTAATATACACAGACAACTAAATATTTTAGAGCTGGGCTTTAACAGCCACTTAGAAATAGAAAATTTGCAGAATAAATATACATTCAGACACCTAAAATATTTTATAGTAGAGCTTTAATAGCCACTTAAAAACAAAAAATCTGCAGAGTAAATATACATTCAGACAACTAATTAAAATATTTCATCCACCATAATTCAAGAGTTAAACAAGTAGAACAAGGACTGACACATTAATAATTTAGCAAATAGAGTCCAATATGAAGAAATAGAtaattaattggtattgaactaaatcgcatttctacttcatatttcttgattattaattgatATTGAACTAAATTACATATTATTAAAAacattaattaaatttaattattactcgtattttcgaggtaaacaaatacattaattaattaagatttttctacttttagaaataaattaaacttattatttttataaaagtttaaaataagaCCGTCCGCGTAATTTGAATAGACCTCGTCTTTTTCAACTAAACCAACCAATGGGAATGCAACTGCACATAAAGCAAAGACTTTGAGTCTTCCCCTTCATTTCTATGCCCTGCAATGCGTCTGATTATGTCTTGAGAGCAATTATaattcttgaattgtgcctttaTTCAGCtgagaaaaagaaaggaagatgGCGGATGTAGTGTTGAAATTTGTAGTAGAAAACCTGCTGGCGATAATAAAAGAAACTTGGAAACTGATTGGCGGCGCAAAGGAAGATTGTGCACAACTGCTGGAAGAAGTTGATAGCTTAAAGGCATTCCTAGAGGATGCTGCACACTATCGTCAAAGCAACAGCAAACAATGGAAACATTTCGTCAACAAAGTCCAAGTTATTGTATATAAAGCTGAGGATCTCATTGATAAGCTCCATATTCAAGCAAAACAGCACCAAGAGAAATACAGAGTTTTGACGAACTATGCCAAAACCGTCAAGGAATGTGTAATAAACATCAAAGCTGTATTAGACAAGGTGAAGAAAATTCGGGAAGAAAATCAACATGCTTTTCAGGCAAAGCCAATGCTCCATTTTCAGCAGGAAATTGTTGCCCATGGGTCACAGGTATGCCCGGAACAACCTAGATTTGTGAATATAATTTCTTTTGCAATTATCTATCATTTTCGTATTTACCTTATTCTAGGAAATAAATATTAcaccctccgttttaatttagatAATTAATTTTACTTgtcacaaagtttaagaaaagagaaaatatttttggaatatgTGGTCCTGGGGCAAAAACTTTGTAGGACTATAATATTTCTCACTAatgataaagtgagcaattaaaataaaaaattattatgaaAAGAATTCATCTTAATAGGCATCGAGTGTAATTGTTTTTCTTCCATGGTTGTGACtattattttggttatatttgaggAGTCGTCATCATTTTGAatgaaaaaaatgtaaaaaatccGGAATCCTTTGCATTTCCTTAAATAACCTTAGAGTATTCAATGCTTAGAAACTTTATAACCATGGACTAGATCTATCAAAGTAATGTGATAAACTTTATTGCTTTAATTTGAGTACAATAAAGCAACATCTATTTAACCAACAAGGGTTATTGTGGAGTGTTAAGTATTCCTTCATTCTTAACCAATGGTCTTGTGTTCTATTCCCTGGTTATTAAGTCGCCTTTGTTAGGGAGCGCTTTACCCCCTAATGAGGGACTTTCCGGCGCGAATCCGGATTTAGTCAGGCCTCAATATGGGTACCAGACGCCGgatgaaaaactaaaaaataaaaaaagcaacAACTATTTTACCTGGTCCTTACGACgtactttagatttgatataccttttcaaataattaaaacaaccatcacaaatatatcaaagtaaAATGATGATGCTAAATTGACATGAAAATCACAATTTGGTAATCTGGGATGAAAAACCTATAGTTAAGTATCAGACATTCGAAATAGTTGACAAGAGCTTTAGATATTCAAGACTGAATAGTTTGGTGAAAAAGTAATAATTATTTGGAGGCGAGTTCAAACAATCGCCTACGTTGTAAAGCATTTGCGAAAACATGTTTTCTCACCCCGACAATTTTATGTTGTATTTTCAAGAGGCATATCAAAGAAATGAAGAGAACATAGTTTCTAGACATGTCAGAACAAACTAAAGCGACATAAGGGAACATTTAACAAACttaattaagttaattatttttgCAGGTTCAAATGTTTATTTAAGTATTATCTTTCGTACAAAGCACGCATATAGAAACTAGTTTAATTAAAGAACTGTGAATATATTTGTTTCACCTTTTGTATTTTTGGATTGTGCATTTTGCAACACAAAAAATTAAGATGGTCTATTTGTTATTGTTAAGTATCCCTATTGCAGAGAAAATAAGTTGTTGTCTTATTATATGGACAATCCTCCCTCCTTAAGCCCAAAGGTCTATTTCTTATTACATGTCACACAGTCACAGTAATATCATAAATTTAAAGTCTAATTTTAATATCTAAACCATTTTTGATGATCTCAGAAGGAGACTTTGCTGGAAGAGACCGAAGTTGTTGGCTTCGATGAGGAAACGGAAACAGTGATCAAACGACTCGTTGAAGGAACGGATGATTTAGATGCTATTCCTGTGGTGGGCTTGCCCGGACTTGGCAAAACCACACTGGCATTAAAAATCTATAAAGATTCTCAGATTTCCTATCATTTTTACACCACTATTTGGATAAAGGTAGGCCTGCAATACAAACTAACAGAGGTGTTTCTTAGCATTCTGAAAGTGTTCGCAAAACTAACTAAAGAACATCAAGATATGAATGTGAATGATTTGGCCAAGATAATACGTGAGTTCATTTCCAAAGGAGGTAAATGTCTCATTGTCTTGGACGATGTGTGGGAGCCAAACGTCGTGCATGCTATCAAAGAAGCTTTCCCGAAAAATAAAAAAGGTCATCGAATCATGATCACCACTCGTGACGCAAGTGTTGCTAGATATGCCAATGCTCATCCTCATTCGTTGAAATTTCTTAAAGACGAGGAAAGTTTCCAATTGTTGGAAAATAGAGTTTTTGGAAGTAATGTTAGGTGTCCTGAAGAGTTGATAGCACGTGGAAAAAGTATTGCAAAACAATGTAGTGGAGTGCCACTTGCTGTAGTGGTAATTGCAGGAGCTCTAAGAGGACGTACAAGCGAAAGATGGTGGCAAATGGTTAAGGACAATGTAGGAAATCACCTTATAAATAAAGATGACCCTGAAAGCTGTTTGAAATATGTGGAAATGAGTTACATTCATCTACCCGAGAAGATGAAGGCGTGCTTTCTGTATTGTGGTGCCTTTCCACAAGGCTTTGAAATTCCTGCTTGGAAGTTGATTCGCTTGTGGATTTCAGAGGGATTGATTAACTCCGAACTAAATGCCACCCTCGAGGAAATGGCAGAGCAATACTTGAACGAACTTATTAACAGGAATTTAGTGATGGTAATGCAGAAAAGGGTTGATGGACTAGTAAAAACATGTCGTATTCACGACATGTTGCACCAGTTCTGCAAAATGGAGGCTAAAAGTGAAGGTTTTTTCCAAGAAGTATGTGAAAAAACCGATCAGCCTGGTCTTTCTATACCAGATCTAGATACTTCTCGTCGATTGCTTATTCAACTCCCTCTTTTGGAGGCTTTTATCTCCAAAGAACCATTTGCTGAGCATGTTAGGTCTTTCTTATGTTTTTCCAAAAAACATAAAGGAAGTGAGCAGCTTAGTGACATTCGACTCCTCCACAAAGCATTTCCACTGGTTAGGGTCTTGGACATTGAATCCCTCGATTttagtttctcaaatctttttaaAGAGCTATATCATTTGAGGTACATTGCTATCTCAGGTAACTGCGCAAGCCTTCCTGCATTCGTTGGTAAGTTTTGGAATTTACAAACTCTTATACTTAATACAAAGGCGTCCACGATTGAGATAAAAGCAGACATATGGAACATGCTACAGTTAAGGCATCTGCACACCAACGTCCCTGCAAAATTGACATCCCCTGCTACCCAAACAACGTATGGATCGTCTTGCCTACAAACTCTTTCTAAAGTCGCACCAGGTAGTTGCGGAGAAGATGTGCTCTTAAGGGCTTGTAATCTCAAAAAAGTGAGTATTCAAGGGGAAATGGCTGAATTTTTGGAAACTAACAAGGGTGGGTTCAGAAACTTTGCAAAGCTAAAGTTTTTGGAACATTTGAAGTTGTTGAATGACTTTGGCAGGTCCATGAGAAAAGTTGTTCAACTTCCTCCAGCATTCGCCGAGTATCTGCAAAAACTGAATAAGCTAACTTTGTCACATACAAAGTTTCCTTGGAGTGATGCAAATATACTAGCGCGGTTGGAATGCCTTGAGGTCCTAAAGCTGAAGGAAAATGCATTTAGCGGGACGACCTGGGATTTAGATATCGGAGGCTGTTTTAGCCAACTCAAGGTATTGTTCATTCAAAGAGCAGACTTTGAGATTTGGAAGGCTTCAGATCTTTCATTCCAAAGACTTAAGTGTCTTGTTCTTATATCATGTGATAAGCTTGAGGTTGTGCCATTTGAGCTGGCTGGTGTAAGTAGCCTTCAACAGATGACGCTGGAGAACACAAACAAGGCAATCAAATCTGCAAAAGCAATCGAATGCAGAAAGAGAGAGCTGATACAAGAATCTAAAAAACGCAAATTTGGAATGGATATCAGTCAAGCTCCAGATAGTTCCAAATTCAAGCTCATGATATTCCCCCCTGAAACTTCGGATTGCAACGCCATATAGCAAAGTTGAAAAAGGTTAGCAGAGTTTATTTTGTTTCGTTTTCGTTATTGTTTTAACCAGTGTATGACTAGTACTAGTATAatatttatgctattttcatATGCTGGAAATTTGTCGCTGATCCTGAAAATAGCCTCTCTGTCACTCCGGGATAAGGGTAATGTCTGTAtgcactctaccctccccagaatCTACTGGAGGGATTTTACTAGGTTGTTGGTGTTGTTGTATATACGTATGCTGGAATCCATTATTATCTGTAGATATTAGAAAGAGACTGCATAAAAATACATCCATATGATACATGTTCAATTTCGTATAATGTCCAATATGTATGTATCTTTCATAATTATTTAATTCCTCAGACAAATATGGCAATTCATGAAATTCCTTAATAATTTTTC of the Nicotiana tabacum cultivar K326 chromosome 7, ASM71507v2, whole genome shotgun sequence genome contains:
- the LOC107788702 gene encoding putative late blight resistance protein homolog R1A-3 — encoded protein: MADVVLKFVVENLLAIIKETWKLIGGAKEDCAQLLEEVDSLKAFLEDAAHYRQSNSKQWKHFVNKVQVIVYKAEDLIDKLHIQAKQHQEKYRVLTNYAKTVKECVINIKAVLDKVKKIREENQHAFQAKPMLHFQQEIVAHGSQKETLLEETEVVGFDEETETVIKRLVEGTDDLDAIPVVGLPGLGKTTLALKIYKDSQISYHFYTTIWIKVGLQYKLTEVFLSILKVFAKLTKEHQDMNVNDLAKIIREFISKGGKCLIVLDDVWEPNVVHAIKEAFPKNKKGHRIMITTRDASVARYANAHPHSLKFLKDEESFQLLENRVFGSNVRCPEELIARGKSIAKQCSGVPLAVVVIAGALRGRTSERWWQMVKDNVGNHLINKDDPESCLKYVEMSYIHLPEKMKACFLYCGAFPQGFEIPAWKLIRLWISEGLINSELNATLEEMAEQYLNELINRNLVMVMQKRVDGLVKTCRIHDMLHQFCKMEAKSEGFFQEVCEKTDQPGLSIPDLDTSRRLLIQLPLLEAFISKEPFAEHVRSFLCFSKKHKGSEQLSDIRLLHKAFPLVRVLDIESLDFSFSNLFKELYHLRYIAISGNCASLPAFVGKFWNLQTLILNTKASTIEIKADIWNMLQLRHLHTNVPAKLTSPATQTTYGSSCLQTLSKVAPGSCGEDVLLRACNLKKVSIQGEMAEFLETNKGGFRNFAKLKFLEHLKLLNDFGRSMRKVVQLPPAFAEYLQKLNKLTLSHTKFPWSDANILARLECLEVLKLKENAFSGTTWDLDIGGCFSQLKVLFIQRADFEIWKASDLSFQRLKCLVLISCDKLEVVPFELAGVSSLQQMTLENTNKAIKSAKAIECRKRELIQESKKRKFGMDISQAPDSSKFKLMIFPPETSDCNAI